In Plasmodium falciparum 3D7 genome assembly, chromosome: 13, the following are encoded in one genomic region:
- a CDS encoding V-type proton ATPase 21 kDa proteolipid subunit, putative: MYNSWFEIVRSISPYNWAMLGIALSLFLSIMGAAWGIFICGTSIVGASVKSPRIISKNLISIIFCEALGMYGVITAVFLQIKFSGLSTEVHPPLVLTNKTDPLIMNTIRGGWALFASGLTAGLSNLVSGVSVGITGSSCAIGDAHSSDLFVRMLMIEICASVIGLYGLIVAIVSIGDIQLT; encoded by the exons ATGTATAATTCATGGTTTGAAATAGTGCGATCCATATCGCCATATAACTGGGCAATGTTAGGCATAGCCCTTTCATTATTTCTATCTATTATGGGTGCAGCAtg gggtatatttatatgtggtACAAGTATTGTTGGAGCTTCGGTTAAATCACCACgtattatttcaaaaaatttaatatcaaTTATTTTCTGTGAAGCATTAg gtATGTATGGTGTTATTACGGCAGTATTTTTGCAAATAAAATTTAGCGGGTTATCTACAGAGGTACACCCACCATTAGtattaacaaataaaacaGATCCTTTAATTATGAATACAATAAGAGGAGGATGGGCATTATTTGCTAGTGGTCTCACTGCAGGATTGTCTAACCTTGTTTCAGG aGTTTCTGTTGGAATAACAGGAAGTTCATGTGCCATTGGAGATGCACATAGTTCTGATCTCTTTGTCAGAATGTTAATGATTGAAATTTGTGCGAGTGTTATAG GTTTATATGGTTTAATTGTCGCTATTGTATCAATTGGAGATATTCAACTAACATAA
- a CDS encoding ER lumen protein retaining receptor, with translation MNIFRLIGDILHLVSMYILIMKLKKSKNCIGISCRMQELYLIVFLCRYIDLFFVFVSFYNTVMKITFILTIAYTIYLIRLKLPISQTYNRKVDNFKSEKYLIPPCLVLSLLTCKTYNLYNILWSFSIWLESVAILPQLVLLEKQREVENITSHYVITMGLYRAFYILNWIYRYFFDDKPYINVVGWIGGLIQTLLYIDFFYYFALAKWYGKKLVLPFNGEV, from the exons atgaatatatttagacTGATCGGTGATATTTTGCACTTAGTAAGTATGTATATACTTATTATGAAGTTAAAGAAATCAAAGAATTGTATAGGTATATCATGTCGTATGCAAGAATTGTATTTAATAGTATTTTTATGCAG ATATATTGATCTCTTCTTTGTTTTTGTGAGCTTTTACAATACAGTTATGAAAATAACTTTTATACTGACAATAGCgtatactatatatttaataagatTGAAATTACCCATATCTCAAACATACAATAGAAAAGTAGACAATTTTAAAAGtgaaaaatatttgattCCTCCATGTTTAG TTTTGAGTTTGTTAACCTGTAAAACTTACAACTTGTATAACATTTTATGGTCCTTTTCCATATGGTTAGAAAGTGTGGCTATATTACCTCAACTAGTATTACTGGAAAAACAAAGAGAAGTTGAAAATATTACTTCCCATTATGTTATTACCATGGGATTATATAGAgccttttatatattaaattggATATATAGATATTTCTTTGATGACAAACCATATATTAATGTAGTAGGATGGATTGGTGGCTTAATAcaaacattattatatatagatttcttttattattttgccTTAGCAAAATGGTATGGAAAAAAATTAGTTCTTCCATTTAATGGTGaagtataa
- a CDS encoding 60S ribosomal protein L7-2, putative produces the protein MDKKKSKKEPIKKKEYNKVKHVKFRRIKKINFKEEKIRTDKRKINIEKIRKRQKKFDTLYKKKEYTKKLNGQKNEYMNLKNELVNEKFDTERQCVFIIRNDVDCIHNESKLLLKELKLINKYDGIILINTEENMKKLYVIKPYICYGYIKKYNFYNLMEKRLYIRDQDQIKRCDSNKMIEQIFSKEGIYSFRSFCDYIFECKDNADIITKNYIYPFDFSFLNTKITFDFLQFKQDFKGFLKNEINEILEKII, from the exons atggaTAAAAAGAAATCAAAGAAAGAAccaataaagaaaaaagaatataacaAAGTGAAACATGTAAAATTCAGAAGaattaagaaaataaattttaaggAGGAAAAAATACGAAcagataaaagaaaaatcaaTATTGAGAAAATAAGa AAACGTCAAAAGAAATTTGATAcactttataaaaaaaaagagtatacaaaaaaattaaatggacaaaaaaatgaatatatgaacttgaaaaatgaattagtaaatgaaaaatttgaTACGGAAAGACAAtgtgtttttataataagaaaCGATGTTGATTGTATACATAACGAATCCAAATTGTTATTAAAG GAATTAAAGCTTATTAATAAGTATGATGGAATAATACTAATAAACACagaagaaaatatgaaaaagctTTATGTTATAAAACCATATATATGCTatggatatattaaaaaatataatttttataatcttATGGAAAAAAGACTTTATATAAGAGATCAAGatcaaataaaaagatgtgattcaaataaaatgatTGAACAAATATTTAGTAAAGAAGGAATATATTCCTTCAGATCCTTTTgtgattatatttttgaatgTAAAGATAATGCAGATATTATAacgaaaaattatatttatccctttgatttttcctttttaaataCCAAGATAACTTTTGACTTTTTACAATTTAAACAAGACTTTAAAGGattcttaaaaaatgaaattaatgaaatattagaaaaaattatataa
- a CDS encoding adenylosuccinate synthetase, with translation MNIFDHQIKNVDKGNVVAILGAQWGDEGKGKIIDMLSEYSDITCRFNGGANAGHTISVNDKKYALHLLPCGVLYDNNISVLGNGMVIHVKSLMEEIESVGGKLLDRLYLSNKAHILFDIHQIIDSIQETKKLKEGKQIGTTKRGIGPCYSTKASRIGIRLGTLKNFENFKNMYSKLIDHLMDLYNITEYDKEKELNLFYNYHLKLRDRIVDVISFMNTNLENNKKVLIEGANAAMLDIDFGTYPYVTSSCTTVGGVFSGLGIHHKKLNLVVGVVKSYLTRVGCGPFLTELNNDVGQYLREKGHEYGTTTKRPRRCGWLDIPMLLYVKCINSIDMINLTKLDVLSGLEEILLCVNFKNKKTGELLEKGCYPVEEEISEEYEPVYEKFSGWKEDISTCNEFDELPENAKKYILAIEKYLKTPIVWIGVGPNRKNMIVKKNFNLN, from the exons atgaacatatttgatcatcaaataaaaaatgtggaTAAAGGGAATGTAGTTGCAATATTAGGTGCACAATGGGGTGATGAAGGGAAAGGAAAAATAATTGATATGTTATCAGAATATTCTGATATTACTTGTAGATTTAATGGAGGTGCTAATGCAGGACATACGATATCAGTAAATGATAAGAAATATGCTTTACATTTATTACCATGTGGtgtattatatgataataatataagtgtATTAGGAAACGGAATGGTAATACATGTAAAATCATTAATGGAAGAAATTGAATCAGTTGGGGGAAAGTTGTTAGAtagattatatttatcaaataaagcacatatattatttgatattCATCAAATTATTGATTCAATCCAAGAAacgaaaaaattaaaagaaggaAAACAAATAGGTACAACAAAAAGAGGTATTGGACCATGTTATTCTACTAAAGCTTCCAGAATAGGTATAAGATTAGGaactttaaaaaattttgaaaattttaaaaatatgtatagtAAATTAATAGACCACTTAAtggatttatataatataacagaATATGACAAAGAAAAAGAACTCaacttattttataattatcactTAAAGTTAAGAGATAGAATAGTTGATGTTATTTCCTTTATGAATACAAATTTagaaaacaacaaaaaagtATTAATTGAAGGTGCTAATGCAGCTATGTTAGATATTGATTTTGGAACATATCCATATGTAACTAGTAGCTGTACAACAGTTGGTGGGGTTTTCTCAGGACTTGGAATTCATCATAAAAAACTGAATTTAGTTGTAGGTGTAGTTAAAAGTTACTTAACCAGAGTTGGATGTGGCCCTTTCTTAActgaattaaataatgacGTTGGTCAATATTTAAGAGAAAAAGGTCATGAATATGGAACGACTACCAAGAGACCAAGAAGGTGTGGATGGCTCGACATACCaatgttattatatgttaAGTGCATTAATAGTATTGATATGATAAACTTAACAAAATTGGATGTTTTATCTGGATTAGAGGAAATATTATTGTGTgtcaattttaaaaataaaaaaacag gagAACTGCTTGAAAAGGGTTGCTACCCTGTTGAAGAAGAAATATCAGAAGAATATGAACCTGTTTATGAAAAATTCAGTGGATGGAAAGAAGACATCTCAACTTGTAATGAATTTGATGAATTACCAGAAAatgcaaaaaaatatattttagctatagagaaatatttaaaaactcCAATAGTTTGGATTGGTGTAGGTcctaatagaaaaaatatgatagtTAAAAAGAATTTTAACCTAAACTAA
- a CDS encoding reactive oxygen species modulator 1, putative yields the protein MMNWFRKKDSNENKKVKSEYDEYVTPPPFGNYLVSEPKKPKSLKNDKTAITEFKGFTPPPKFEFKEDISDNKYEEDFSKYTSNNIIDSSFYDDKKKLSDVNLSHRTRACFESIKMGVKMGTMVGGIFGSLTGIYASFAHKNLFILPVSVLGGAVSFGFFLGCGMIVRC from the coding sequence ATGATGAATTGGTTTCGAAAAAAAGATTCAAATGAAAACAAAAAGGTAAAATCTGAATATGATGAATATGTCACACCACCTCCTTTTGGAAATTACTTAGTATCAGAACCAAAAAAACCTAAgtcattaaaaaatgataaaacagCAATAACAGAATTTAAGGGATTTACTCCCCCACCAAAATTTGAATTTAAAGAAGATATTtcagataataaatatgaagaagATTTTTCCAAATATactagtaataatataatagattCATCGttttatgatgataaaaagaaattgtCAGATGTTAATTTAAGTCATAGAACAAGAGCATGTTTCGAAAGTATAAAAATGGGTGTAAAAATGGGGACAATGGTTGGTGGAATTTTTGGAAGTTTAACAGGTATATATGCTTCCTTTGCTCATAAAAATCTTTTCATACTTCCTGTTTCAGTATTAGGGGGAGCAGTTAGTTTTGGATTTTTTTTAGGATGTGGTATGATAGTTCGTTgttaa
- a CDS encoding proteasome subunit alpha type-7, putative, with the protein MSYDRAITVFSPDGHLLQVEHALEAVKKGGCAVAIKSSNFAVLAVEKKNIPKLQNPKTTEKLIKLDEHNCLAFAGLNADARVLVNKTRLECQRYYLNMDEPAPVDYIAKYVAKVQQKFTHRGGVRPFGIATLIAGFKNNKEICIYQTEPSGIYAAWKAQAIGKNAKIVQEFLEKNYQENMEQKDCIFLALKAIFEVVELSSKNVEVALLTEKDLTFIEEQEINSMVELIDQERTKNNEQNE; encoded by the exons ATGTCTTATGATAGAGCTATAACAGTTTTTAGTCCTGATGGACATTTGCTACAAGTAGAACATGCCTTAGAAGCAGTTAAAAAAGGTGGTTGTGCTGTAGCTATAAAAAGTTCAAATTTCGCTGTTTTAGCAGtcgaaaaaaagaatataccTAAATTACAAAACCCAAAAACTACTGAAAAATTGATTAAATTAGATGAACATAATTGTTTAGCCTTTGCTGGTTTAAATGCTGATGCAAGAGTATTAGTCAATAAG actCGATTAGAATGCCAaagatattatttaaatatggaTGAACCGGCACCTGTAGATTATATTGCAAAATATGTTGCAAAAGTACAACAGAAATTTACACATAGGGGTGGTGTAAGACCATTTGGTATAGCCACACTAATAGCTGGttttaaaaacaataaagaaatatgtatttatcaAACAGAACCAAGTGGTATTTATGCAGCTTGGAAAGCACAAGCTATTGGAAAAAATGCAAAGATTGTACAAGagtttttagaaaaaaactATCAAGAAAATATGGAACAGAAagattgtatatttttagcTTTAAAAGCTATATTTgag gTTGTTGAATTAAGTAGTAAAAATGTAGAAGTTGCATTACTTACAGAGAAGGATTTAACTTTTATCGAGGAACAGGAAATAAATTCAATG gtgGAATTAATTGATCAAGAAAGAACAAAGaataatgaacaaaatgaataa
- a CDS encoding large subunit rRNA methyltransferase, putative — MGKKKKVGKERIDKYYKLAKTAGYRARSAFKLIQIAQKFNVFKNANILIDLCAAPGGWLQVAYKNMSKQSTIIGVDLVPIRKIDDNVITIKSDITTSDCIKKIKNIIKMDKADVILNDGAPNVGTTYSYDSFNQNVLVLNSIKIAYIFLKKNGIFITKVFRNEEYISLIWVLEKLFGDVKHIKPRSSREISSEIYLVGLNFLGKKVDKKLFDYTYIFSDQFKKNSNKSSLLETKQESYLDNNENYFSDEESNDEEKVGEKIDKKKKKGLSTILKEKKKKNRQGYDVGDDYRATDICTFIKSDNYVDLLIKNNKFTFDKNYKNNSDPMIKTIYECIYKNECTTKEIFFLCNDLKVLGKSDLYNLIKWRYKIKKSVLNQTSKKNNLDFDNHDVEQTTQELSDVKESSQIDDFNTIVDKNISENELDNTSDEATEKDEKDQVDEIEEFSAYIEKKKKKEQKKKEKKLKKELEKKKKSNRGHQLDFDENEIHFNKDILKLLNKQKFEDHLKILNNDQKDDLEIDHYEDTSSETEKLEHLNQLKNSDLDKLEYLVDLDYEKQKMKEKKLNEEKSNEKLSRRKRAMDFKNEELMKIQKMMELKNEQLLMEKKLREYLSDEDDDEDDDDDDDDDDDDDDKEQEPKQQSDKHGDHQYDNKKSNSDNDVDSLETTQDIFKENKHIKSMVDKIIRLRRSVKNEEEKSNVNHFFDQNIFSNIFSQLDEEDIDAEFDSHIKNKKNVQKKDDSDKDGSISNDDNESIKEIDEHNLPKIPLPDKLAKKEKKKKLKEKYGNNEVKMKNSSFSIVKTDENAQNLNNYFSNLVKDEDELAFIKCIGEKLIHKKSRMDLIDDSFNRYSYMEDESNLPDWFLEEEKKYRRPVIPIDKKILDEYKGKINKITKMPIKKVIEAKMRNRKREITKMKKLEAKIGKIEKNEDDPFLKQKAITNLLKKNKSDKKRDKSYIVCTGKGSKMAKKKKNKKGKTMVKYVDKRLKKDKKAKKRIEKKKKNISRTKYSKSKPFKFRRKI, encoded by the exons atggggaagaaaaaaaaagtcgGTAAGGAGAGAATTGATAAGTATTACAAGCTAGCCAAAACGGCAGGATATCGTGCTAGATCCGCTTTTAAGTTAATTCAAATAGCTCAAAAGTTCAACGTTTTCAAAAATGCAAATATATTGATTGATTTATGTGCTGCTCCTGGAGGGTGGTTACAAGTAGCATATAAAAACATGAGTAAACAAAGTACTATCATTGGTGTGGATTTAGTTCCAATTAGAAAAATTGATGATAACGTTATAACGATAAAGAGTGACATTACAACAAGTGATTGtattaagaaaataaagaatatcataaaaatggATAAGGCAGatgttatattaaatgatgGTGCCCCAAATGTAGGTACAACATACTCTTATGATAGTTTTAATCAAAATGTATTAGTTCTTAATAGTATTAAAATagcttatatatttttaaagaagaacggtatatttattacaaaagTTTTTCGAAATGAAGAATACATATCCTTAATATGGGTTTTAGAAAAATTGTTTGGTGATGTGAAACATATAAAACCAAGAAGTAGTAGAGAAATATCTTCTGAAATTTATTTAGTTGGTCTTAATTTTTTAGGTAAAAAAGtagataaaaaattatttgacTATACCTATATTTTTAGTGATCAATTTAAGAAGAATTCAAATAAATCAAGTTTATTGGAAACGAAACAAGAATCTTATTtggataataatgaaaattattttagTGATGAAGAAAGTAATGATGAGGAAAAGGTTGGGGAAAAAAttgacaaaaaaaagaaaaaaggattATCTactattttaaaagaaaaaaaaaaaaaaaatagacaaGGATATGATGTTGGTGATGATTATAGAGCTACAGATATATGTACCTTCATAAAAAGTGATAATTATGttgatttattaataaaaaataataaatttacatttgataaaaattacaaaaataattCAGATCCAATGATTAAAACTATATATGaatgcatatataaaaatgaatgtacaacaaaagaaatatttttcctttgtAATGATTTAAAAGTATTAGGTAAGTctgatttatataatttaatcaaatggagatataaaattaaaaagagtGTTCTAAATCAaacttcaaaaaaaaataatttagatTTTGATAATCATGATGTGGAGCAAACTACGCAAGAATTATCTGATGTGAAAGAATCGTCACAAATAGATGATTTCAATACTAttgttgataaaaatatatcagaGAATGAATTAGATAATACTTCAGATGAAGCTACAGAAAAAGACGAAAAAGATCAAGTTGATGAAATAGAAGAATTTTCTGCATATattgagaaaaaaaagaaaaaagaacaaaaaaaaaaagaaaaaaaattaaaaaaagaactggaaaaaaaaaagaaaagtaatAGAGGTCATCAATTAGATTTTGATGAAAATGAGATACATTTTAATAAGGATATACTTAAATTGcttaataaacaaaaatttgAAGATCatctaaaaatattaaataatgacCAGAAGGATGATCTAGAAATTGATCATTATGAAGATACTTCAAGTGAAACAGAAAAATTAGAACACTTAAATCAGCTAAAAAACTCAGATTTAGACAAATTAGAATATTTGGTAGATTTAGAttatgaaaaacaaaaaatgaaagaaaaaaaattaaacgaAGAAAAAAGTAATGAAAAATTGTCCAGACGAAAAAGAGCCATGGATTTTAAGAATGAAGAACTTatgaaaatacaaaaaatgatGGAATTGAAAAATGAACAACTGTTGATGGAAAAAAAACTTAGAGAATATTTAAGTGATGAAGATGACGacgaagatgatgatgatgatgacgatgatgatgatgacgaCGATGATAAAGAACAAGAACCAAAACAACAAAGTGATAAACATGGTGATCAccaatatgataataaaaaatcgaACAGTGATAACGATGTTGATTCCTTAGAAACAACTCAAGATATATTCaaagaaaataaacatataaaaagcaTGGTAGATAAAATAATTCGTTTAAGAAGGAGtgttaaaaatgaagaagaaaaatcgAATGTTAATCATTTCTTtgatcaaaatatattttccaaTATATTTAGTCAATTAGATGAGGAAGATATAGATGCAGAATTTGATAgtcatattaaaaataaaaagaatgtaCAAAAGAAGGATGATTCTGATAAGGATGGCTCAATTtctaatgatgataatgaaagtataaaagaaatagatGAACATAATTTACCGAAAATACCTTTACCGGACAAATTAgccaaaaaagaaaaaaaaaaaaaattaaaagaaaaatatggaaataatgaagtaaaaatgaaaaattctTCCTTCTCCATAGTAAAAACAGATGAAAATGCACAAAAccttaataattatttttctaatttaGTTAAGGATGAAGATGAATTAGCTTTCATTAAATGTATAGGAGAAAAGTTGattcataaaaaaagtaGAATGGATCTTATAGATGATTCATTTAATAGATATTCATATATGGAAGATGAATCTAATTTACCTGATTGGTTCttggaagaagaaaaaaaatacagaAGACCTGTAATTCCGATtgataagaaaatattagatgagtataaaggaaaaattaataaaataacaaaaatgcCTATTAAAAAGGTTATTGAGGCAAAAATGAGAAATAGAAAAAGagaaataacaaaaatgaaaaaactTGAAGCAAAAATTggaaaaattgaaaaaaatgaagatgatCCATTCCTTAAACAAAAGGCTATAACGAATTTattgaagaaaaataaatcag aTAAAAAAAGAGATAAATCATATATTGTTTGTACTGGAAAAGGATCCAAAATGgcgaaaaagaaaaagaacaaaaaggGTAAAACGATGGTTAAATATGTAGATAAAAGacttaaaaaagataaaaaggCTAAAAAGagaatagaaaaaaaaaaaaaaaatatatcgaGAACTAAATATTCTAAATCGAAACCATTTAAATTTAgaagaaaaatttaa
- a CDS encoding phosphoinositide phosphatase SAC1 → MTNYSKIPLKKYYLESHGKYLCIVNVENNVKNILKINYSENINITKEQECITSKNTIIENDNKNKFWFYGCLGIIKAENINFLVIVSEAEVVCNIFNRSIYRIKRISFVQLNCEKMNKNTNELYEYEICYLGSNGNLTSLNNIKKDENKKFFCNKNKIQTKNYFDNLFQSTNFLLENCVYKYNRFYYNETYIHKFKNCTLKEDVLKIITYFLHAFNKGPFYFSYYYNLTISLQNQYMNELDKKNDMNKKKKDYLKISEHASKKLNIYSNKNNNNDNNNNDNDNNDNDNNNNVNKIQFNEINDEYTWNWKILDTFKNVDAYGFVVFLIHGYINTNIFHVEDNKKISLYLISRKCKNRSGVRFWCRGSNENGDVANFVETEQIVVCKNKERINIFSYIIVRGSIPVLWKQQPTLSIRPAIHVCPNMSENKRILNLHMKKLQTNYGKISITNLINKKFGEKYLGECFENCLSDCNVEHNFTWFDFHSEFKKLNFENLDYMLEKVVSDLNKFSYFSFSIPIGNDKNLMNDYDVLNYNNFHFNLWQEAQIYSHQNGVFRVNCIDCLDRTNVFQSFLSKYVLYLQLKSVDIKLQQRDNFPFYFFHNKYDEISYRRIWINNANAISLIYSGAGALKNDITQNGKRTISGLFNDLYCIIVRYVNNNFLDGYNNDCINMAINEKIKFIHNFNINKGNNNPLIQVLVEFIIIFSTAICTSPVQNFIKSIYFCSHNCTISMFSRSINYIFLLLKNNFNLFLFPYNHAKYLSFISFLAKTSGVLSTSLLIFLFFCVYVFTQRRRVISSPKLDANS, encoded by the coding sequence ATGACGAATTACTCTAAAAttcctttaaaaaaatattatttagaaTCACACGGGAAATATTTGTGTATAGTAAATGTTGAAAATAatgtaaagaatatattaaaaattaattattcagaaaatataaatataacgaAAGAGCAAGAGTGCATAACTAGTAAAAATACTATCAtcgaaaatgataataaaaataaattttggTTTTATGGATGTTTAGGTATAATAAAAGCAGAAAATATCAATTTCTTGGTAATTGTATCGGAGGCTGAAGTagtatgtaatatatttaatcggtctatatatagaataaaaagaatatcgTTTGTACAACTAAATTgtgaaaaaatgaataaaaatacaaatgaattatatgaGTATGAAATATGTTATTTAGGAAGTAATGGAAATCTAActtcattaaataatattaaaaaagatgagaacaagaaatttttttgtaacaaaaataaaatacagaCAAAGAATTATTTTGATAACTTATTTCAGTCAACAAATTTCTTATTAGAAAATTGTGTTTACAAATATAACCGATTCTATTATAATGAaacatatattcataaattcAAAAATTGTACATTAAAAGAGGATGTATtgaaaattataacatattttctGCATGCTTTTAATAAAGGCCCATTTTATTTCTCTTATTACTACAATTTAACAATATCACTGCAAAATCAATATATGAACGAACTGGACAAGAAAAATGacatgaataaaaaaaaaaaagattactTAAAAATTTCAGAACATGCATCAAAGAAgttgaatatatattcaaacaaaaataataataatgataataataataatgataatgataataatgataatgacaataataataatgtgaataaaaTTCAATTTAACGAAATTAATGATGAATATACATGGAATTGGAAAATATTAGATACCTTCAAAAATGTAGATGCATATGGTTTTGTTGTATTTCTAATTCATGGatacataaatacaaatatatttcatgtagaagataacaaaaaaatttctttatatttgatATCTAGAAAATGTAAAAACAGAAGTGGTGTTAGGTTTTGGTGTAGAGGTAGTAATGAAAATGGAGATGTAGCAAATTTTGTGGAAACTGAACAAATAGTAGTTTGTAAGAATAAGGAAAggattaatatttttagttATATTATAGTTAGAGGTTCCATACCAGTATTGTGGAAACAACAACCAACCTTAAGTATAAGACCAGCAATACACGTGTGTCCAAATATGAGTGAAAATAAGCGTATATTAAATttacatatgaaaaaattacaaaCTAATTATGGAAAAATATCTATtacaaatttaataaataaaaagtttggagaaaaatatttaggAGAATGTTTTGAAAATTGTTTAAGTGATTGTAATGTAGAACATAATTTTACTTGGTTTGATTTCCATagtgaatttaaaaaattaaattttgaaaatttaGATTATATGTTAGAAAAAGTAGTAAgtgatttaaataaattttcctATTTTTCATTTAGCATACCAATtggaaatgataaaaatctAATGAACGATTATGatgtattaaattataataattttcattttaatttatgGCAAGAGGCACAAATTTATAGTCATCAAAATGGGGTGTTCCGTGTTAATTGTATAGATTGTTTAGATAGGACTAATGTTTTTCAGAGTTTTCTATcaaaatatgttttatatttacaattaAAAAGTGTAGATATAAAATTACAGCAACGTGATAATTTCCCATTTTATTTCTTCCATAATAAGTATGATGAAATATCATATAGAAGAATATGGATTAATAATGCTAATGCTATTAGTTTAATATATAGTGGTGCAGGtgctttaaaaaatgatataacaCAGAATGGGAAAAGAACAATTAGTGGCTTATTTAACgatttatattgtataattgttagatatgtaaataataactTCTTAGAtggatataataatgattgtataaatatggctataaatgaaaaaattaaatttatacataattttaatatcaaCAAAGGTAATAATAATCCTTTAATACAAGTACTTGTagaatttattatcattttttcaaCAGCCATATGTACAAGCCCAGtacaaaattttattaaaagtatATACTTTTGTTCACATAATTGTACTATAAGTATGTTCTCACGTAGTATTAATTATATCTTTCttttgttaaaaaataatttcaatttatttttgtttccATATAATCATGCAAAGTATCTTagttttatttcatttctaGCCAAAACATCTGGAGTCTTGTCTACTTctcttctaatttttttatttttttgtgtatatgTTTTTACTCAACGCAGGAGAGTCATTTCATCTCCTAAATTGGACGCCAATtcttaa
- a CDS encoding proteasome subunit alpha type-4, putative: MARRYDSRTTTFSPEGRLYQVEYALEAINNASITIGLITKDGVILGADKVFISKLIDKANNYEKIYKIDKHIFCGVAGLNADANILINQSRLYAQRYLYNYNEVQPVSQLVVQICDIKQSYTQYGGLRPYGVSFLIGGYDTKDGYQLYHTDPSGNYSGWFATAIGTNNLTASSVLKQEWKNDMTLEEGLLLALKTLAKSTDTEIPKSEKIELAYLTNKDGEVYQKYLTEKEIEELIKLYTQKYIKE, from the exons atggcAAGAAGATATGATAGTAGAACAACTACCTTTTCTCCAGAAGGAAGGTTATATCAAGTAGAATATGCTTTGGAAGCCATAAATAATGCAAGTATAACAATTGGTTTAATAACAAAGGATGGAGTAATATTAGGAGCGGATAAAGTTTTTATTTCAAAATTAATTGATAAAgctaataattatgaaaaaatatataaaattgatAAACACATATTTTGTGGTGTAGCAGGATTGAATGCTGAcgcaaatattttaataaaccaATCTAGATTATATGCACaaagatatttatataattataatgaagtACAACCAGTATCACAATTAGTAGTTCAAATATGTGATATCAAGCAAAGTTACACACAATATGGTGGATTAAGACCATATGGTGTTAGCTTTTTAATTGGTGGTTATGATACAAAAGATGGATACCAACTTTATCATACTGATCCAAGTGGAAATTATTCAGGATGGTTTGCAACAGCTATTGGTACCAATAACTTAACAGCTAGTTCTGTACTTAAAcag gaATGGAAAAATGACATGACTTTGGAAGAAGGTTTGTTATTAGCTTTAAAAACACTAGCAAAAAGTACTGATACGGAAATTCCCAAAAGTGAAAAAATCGAATTAGCATATTTAACAAATAAAGATGGGGAAGTATATCAAAAGTATTTAACGGAAAAGGAAATAGAAGAGTTAATTAAATTGTATACACAGAAGTATATTAAAGAATAA